In one Motacilla alba alba isolate MOTALB_02 chromosome 7, Motacilla_alba_V1.0_pri, whole genome shotgun sequence genomic region, the following are encoded:
- the SF3B1 gene encoding splicing factor 3B subunit 1 isoform X2, with protein sequence MNARTYMDVMREQHLTKEEREIRQQLAEKAKAGELKVVNGAASQPPSKRKRRWDQTADQTPGATPKKLSSWDQAETPGHTPSLRWDETPGRAKGSETPGATPGSKIWDPTPSHTPAGAATPGRDTPGHATPGHGGATSSARKNRWDETPKTERDTPGHGSGWAETPRTDRGGDSIGETPTPGASKRKSRWDETPASQMGGSTPVLTPGKTPIGTPAMNMATPTPGHIMSMTPEQLQAWRWEREIDERNRPLSDEELDAMFPEGYKVLPPPAGYVPIRTPARKLTATPTPLGGMTGFHMQTEDRTMKSVNDQPSGNLPFLKPDDIQYFDKLLVDVDESTLSPEEQKERKIMKLLLKIKNGTPPMRKAALRQITDKAREFGAGPLFNQILPLLMSPTLEDQERHLLVKVIDRILYKLDDLVRPYVHKILVVIEPLLIDEDYYARVEGREIISNLAKAAGLATMISTMRPDIDNMDEYVRNTTARAFAVVASALGIPSLLPFLKAVCKSKKSWQARHTGIKIVQQIAILMGCAILPHLRSLVEIIEHGLVDEQQKVRTISALAIAALAEAATPYGIESFDSVLKPLWKGIRQHRGKGLAAFLKAIGYLIPLMDAEYANYYTREVMLILIREFQSPDEEMKKIVLKVVKQCCGTDGVEANYIKTEILPPFFKHFWQHRMALDRRNYRQLVDTTVELANKVGAAEIISRIVDDLKDEAEQYRKMVMETIEKIMGNLGAADIDHKLEEQLIDGILYAFQEQTTEDSVMLNGFGTVVNALGKRVKPYLPQICGTVLWRLNNKSAKVRQQAADLISRTAVVMKTCQEEKLMGHLGVVLYEYLGEEYPEVLGSILGALKAIVNVIGMHKMTPPIKDLLPRLTPILKNRHEKVQENCIDLVGRIADRGAEYVSAREWMRICFELLELLKAHKKAIRRATVNTFGYIAKAIGPHDVLATLLNNLKVQERQNRVCTTVAIAIVAETCSPFTVLPALMNEYRVPELNVQNGVLKSLSFLFEYIGEMGKDYIYAVTPLLEDALMDRDLVHRQTASAVVQHMSLGVYGFGCEDSLNHLLNYVWPNVFETSPHVIQAVMGALEGLRVAIGPCRMLQYCLQGLFHPARKVRDVYWKIYNSIYIGSQDALIAHYPRIYNDEKNTYIRYELDYIL encoded by the exons ATGAATGCCAGAACATACATGGATGTTATGCGTGAACAGCATTTAACAAAAGAAGAG AGGGAAATTAGGCAACAACTAGCTGAAAAAGCTAAAGCTGGAGAGCTTAAAGTCGTCAATGGAGCCGCTTCTCAGCCACCTTCAAAACGCAAACGGCGTTGGGATCAGACAGCTGATCAGACTCCTGGTGCTACACCTAAAAAATTGTCCAGTTGGGATCAAGCAGAG ACTCCTGGACACACCCCATCTCTGCGATGGGATGAAACTCCAGGCCGTGCAAAGGGTAGCGAAACTCCAGGTGCCACCCCAGGCTCAAAGATCTGGGATCCAACTCCCAGTCACacaccagcaggagctgcaacGCCCGGCCGGGACACGCCTGGTCACGCAACACCAGGCCATGGAGGTGCCACTTCCAGTGCACGGAAAAATCGATGGGATGAAACCCCCAAAACAGAAAGAG ATACTCCGGGCCATGGCAGTGGCTGGGCTGAGACACCTCGTACAGACAGAGGTGGTGACTCCATTGGTGAGACACCAACCCCAGGAGCGAGCAAAAGGAAGTCACGCTGGGATGAAACGCCTGCAAGCCAGATGGGTGGCAGCACTCCTGTTCTGACGCCTGGCAAAACACCCATTGGTACCCCAGCTATGAACATGGCAACCCCTACACCAG GTCACATCATGAGCATGACTCCTGAACAGCTGCAGGCTTGGCGCTGGGAGAGGGAAATTGATGAGAGAAACAGACCACTTTCTGATGAGGAATTGGATGCTATGTTTCCTGAAGGATATAAG gttCTCCCGCCCCCAGCTGGTTACGTGCCCATCCGTACTCCTGCTCGGAAGCTCACAGCGACTCCAACGCCCCTGGGGGGTATGACAGGGTTCCACATGCAGACAGAGGACCGCACCATGAAGAGTGTTAATGACCAGCCATCTGGCAACCTGCCATTCCTGAAACCAGATGATATCCAGTACTTCGACAAGCTGCTG GTTGATGTTGATGAATCTACTCTGAGTCCTGAAGaacagaaggagagaaaaataatgaaattacttctgaaaataaagaatggCACACCTCCCATGCGAAAG gctgCGTTGCGGCAAATTACTGATAAAGCTCGGGAGTTCGGAGCAGGGCCACTGTTCAATCAGATTCTGCCTCTGCTGATGTCACCAACACTCGAAGATCAGGAGCGGCACTTGCTTGTCAAAGTCATCGACAGAATTCTTTACAAGTTGGATGACTTGGTCCGACCATACGTACACAAG ATCCTTGTCGTCATTGAACCACTGCTGATTGATGAAGACTACTATGCTAGAGTGGAAggcagagaaattatttcaaacttGGCTAAG gctgcaggttTGGCAACAATGATCTCCACAATGCGACCTGATATTGATAACATGGATGAGTATGTCAGAAATACAACAGCTCGAGCCTTTGCCGTTGTTGCGTCTGCTCTGGGCATTCCTTCTCTGTTACCCTTCCTGAAAGCTgtctgtaaaagcaaaaaatcctGGCAGGCCAGGCACACTGGCATCAAGATTGTACAGCAGATTGCCATTCTTATGGGTTGTGCTATCCTGCCTCATCTCAGGAGCTTGGTTGAAATTATTGAACATG GGCTGGTGGATGAGCAGCAGAAAGTTCGCACCATCAGTGCTTTGGCCATTGCTGCTTTGGCTGAGGCAGCCACTCCCTATGGTATTGAGTCGTTTGATTCTGTCCTGAAGCCCTTGTGGAAGGGTATACGTCAACACAGAGGAAAG GGTTTGGCTGCGTTTTTGAAGGCGATCGGTTACCTGATTCCACTCATGGATGCTGAGTATGCAAACTACTACACCAGAGAAGTCATGCTGATTCTTATCAGAGAGTTCCAGTCTCCTgatgaagagatgaaaaaaattgtgttgaAG GTGGTAAAGCAGTGTTGTGGTACGGATGGTGTTGAAGCAAACTacattaaaacagaaatcttgCCACCCTTCTTCAAACATTTCTGGCAGCACAGAATGGCACTGGACAGAAGAAATTACAGACAG TTGGTTGATACCACTGTGGAGCTGGCAAATAAAGTTGGagcagcagaaattatttctagaaTTGTGGATGATCTGAAAGATGAGGCTGAGCAGTACAGAAAGATGGTAATGGAAACAATTGAGAAGATAATGGGAAATCTGGGGGCAGCAGACATCGATCACAAACTGGAAGAACAGCTCATTGATGGTATTTTGTACGCCTTCCaggaacagacaacagag gaTTCTGTGATGCTGAATGGTTTTGGCACAGTGGTTAATGCTCTAGGCAAAAGAGTGAAACCCTACTTGCCACAGATCTGTGGTACAGTTTTGTGGCGTTTGAACAACAAATCAGCCAAAGTCAGGCAGCAGGCCGCTGACCTGATCTCTCGTACTGCCGTTGTCATGAAGACTTGTCAAGAG GAAAAACTGATGGGACACTTGGGTGTTGTTTTGTATGAGTACCTGGGTGAAGAATATCCTGAAGTACTGGGCAGCATACTTGGAGCGCTTAAGGCTATTGTGAATGTTATAg GTATGCACAAGATGACACCACCAATCAAAGACCTGCTGCCACGGTTGACACCTATTTTGAAGAACAGACATGAGAAAGTACAGGAAAATTGTATTGATCTTGTTGGGCGTATTGCAGACAG AGGTGCAGAGTATGTTTCTGCAAGAGAATGGATGAGGATCTGCTTTGAACTGCTTGAGTTATTAAAAGCTCACAAGAAAGCTATCAGAAGAGCCACAGTGAACACTTTTGGTTATATTGCAAAAGCTATTGG ACCTCACGATGTACTGGCCACGCTGCTAAACAACTTGAAAGTACAGGAAAGGCAGAACAGAGTGTGTACCACAGTAGCTATTGCTATTGTGGCTGAAACATGCTCACCTTTCACAGTGCTGCCTGCACTCATGAATGAATACAGAGTTCCAGAACTGAATGTTCAGAATGGTGTGTTaaaatctctttctttcctgtttgaATACATTGGAGAGATGGGAAAAGATTACATTTATGCTGTTACACCATTGCTTGAAGATGCTTTAATGGACAG GGATCTTGTACACAGACAAACAGCCAGTGCTGTGGTGCAGCACATGTCCCTTGGTGTTTATGGGTTCGGCTGTGAAGATTCTCTTAATCACTTGTTAAATTACGTGTGGCCCAATGTGTTTGAAACCTCTCCTCACGTCATCCAGGCAGTTATGGGGGCTCTGGAGGGCCTCAGAGTCGCTATTGGGCCCTGCAGGATGTTACAGTACTGTTTACAG GGTTTGTTTCACCCTGCCAGAAAAGTCAGAGATGTTTATTGGAAGATCTACAATTCAATCTACATCGGATCACAGGATGCTCTGATAGCACATTACCCAAGAATCTATAATGATGAAAAGAACACCTATATTCGTTATGAACTTGATTACATCTTATAA